The following are from one region of the Sardina pilchardus chromosome 4, fSarPil1.1, whole genome shotgun sequence genome:
- the LOC134077740 gene encoding WAS/WASL-interacting protein family member 1-like isoform X2, whose amino-acid sequence MPVPPPPPPPPTLALANTEKPSLNKSQQRGRNALLSDISKGKRLKKAITNDRSTPVLDKATGGSVARQDQVGTFSPGTAQQRLQHRYVPKQSVNNKDNGRDTLSVCKISRPALGGLQTRLPLPLPPGVCPTPLLSTPQSPSLPARHPGLPLPRAQNSLHPPPLPNTSRPPLPRFLSVPAECCPLLAAKEKKPSRLPQWPPQPQPQPPALPFKPANSTGCQAITHKANLPPLPCLAREQNNSPRPPKKSQSFAGYDRPPPVRSRPLPPLPNEKTLPDDRLAISGPPLPPNKPTLKSLHPLPAIENSAINVNDLTTDVWENRFTFHPVMDFPLPEVYVPGRKTYPSSLVKRYAKGKRERGSPPLAPVIR is encoded by the exons ATGCCCGTcccgcctccacctcctcctccccccacgcTTGCCTTG GCCAACACAGAGAAACCCTCACTGAACAAGTCGCAGCAGCGAGGGAGAAATGCTCTGCTATCAGACATATCAAAGGGAAAACGCCTCAAGAAAGCTATCACTAATGACAGAAGTACTCCAGTTCTTGATA aggccaCAGGAGGGTCCGTCGCAAGACAGGATCAAGTTGGCACCTTCAGCCCAGGGACTGCCCAGCAGAGACTACAGCACAGATATGTGCCCAAACAGTCTGTGAACAACAAAGACAATG GAAGGGACaccctctctgtgtgtaaaaTCTCCAGACCAGCTCTCGGTGGCCTTCAGACCAGACTACCTCTGCCACTACCTCCAGGAGTCTGCCCAACACCTCTACTATCCACCCCCCaatctccctccctgcctgccaGACACCCAGGCCTTCCACTTCCCAGAGCCCAgaactctctccatcctcctccacttcctaaCACTAGTCGTCCTCCACTACCCAGATTCCTCAGTGTTCCTGCTGagtgctgccctctgctggcagCCAAGGAGAAAAAGCCCTCTCGCCTTCCACAATGGcctccacagccacagccacagccacccgCTCTGCCCTTTAAGCCTGCTAACTCCACTGGGTGCCAAGCTATCACTCACAAAGCCAACCTGCCTCCTCTTCCCTGCCTGGCCCGGGAGCAAAACAACTCCCCAAGACCCCCCAAGAAGAGCCAGTCCTTTGCTGGATATGACCGCCCTCCTCCGGTGCGGTCTCGGCCCCTGCCACCTCTACCCAATGAGAAAACTCTACCCGATGACCGCTTAG CCATCTCAggtccacctctccctcctaaCAAGCCAACCCTTAAAAGTCTGCATCCATTACCCGCCATTGAAAATAGTGCTATCAACGTCAATGACCTTACCACAG ATGTGTGGGAGAACAGGTTCACCTTCCACCCAGTGATGGATTTCCCTCTCCCTGAGGTATATGTTCCTGGACGCAAGACCTACCCCAGCAGTCTTGTCAAAAGATATGCAAAAG ggaaaagagagagagggtctccTCCTCTAGCTCCAGTTATAAGATGA
- the LOC134077740 gene encoding WAS/WASL-interacting protein family member 1-like isoform X1, whose protein sequence is MPVPPPPPPPPTLALANTEKPSLNKSQQRGRNALLSDISKGKRLKKAITNDRSTPVLDKATGGSVARQDQVGTFSPGTAQQRLQHRYVPKQSVNNKDNGRDTLSVCKISRPALGGLQTRLPLPLPPGVCPTPLLSTPQSPSLPARHPGLPLPRAQNSLHPPPLPNTSRPPLPRFLSVPAECCPLLAAKEKKPSRLPQWPPQPQPQPPALPFKPANSTGCQAITHKANLPPLPCLAREQNNSPRPPKKSQSFAGYDRPPPVRSRPLPPLPNEKTLPDDRLEAISGPPLPPNKPTLKSLHPLPAIENSAINVNDLTTDVWENRFTFHPVMDFPLPEVYVPGRKTYPSSLVKRYAKGKRERGSPPLAPVIR, encoded by the exons ATGCCCGTcccgcctccacctcctcctccccccacgcTTGCCTTG GCCAACACAGAGAAACCCTCACTGAACAAGTCGCAGCAGCGAGGGAGAAATGCTCTGCTATCAGACATATCAAAGGGAAAACGCCTCAAGAAAGCTATCACTAATGACAGAAGTACTCCAGTTCTTGATA aggccaCAGGAGGGTCCGTCGCAAGACAGGATCAAGTTGGCACCTTCAGCCCAGGGACTGCCCAGCAGAGACTACAGCACAGATATGTGCCCAAACAGTCTGTGAACAACAAAGACAATG GAAGGGACaccctctctgtgtgtaaaaTCTCCAGACCAGCTCTCGGTGGCCTTCAGACCAGACTACCTCTGCCACTACCTCCAGGAGTCTGCCCAACACCTCTACTATCCACCCCCCaatctccctccctgcctgccaGACACCCAGGCCTTCCACTTCCCAGAGCCCAgaactctctccatcctcctccacttcctaaCACTAGTCGTCCTCCACTACCCAGATTCCTCAGTGTTCCTGCTGagtgctgccctctgctggcagCCAAGGAGAAAAAGCCCTCTCGCCTTCCACAATGGcctccacagccacagccacagccacccgCTCTGCCCTTTAAGCCTGCTAACTCCACTGGGTGCCAAGCTATCACTCACAAAGCCAACCTGCCTCCTCTTCCCTGCCTGGCCCGGGAGCAAAACAACTCCCCAAGACCCCCCAAGAAGAGCCAGTCCTTTGCTGGATATGACCGCCCTCCTCCGGTGCGGTCTCGGCCCCTGCCACCTCTACCCAATGAGAAAACTCTACCCGATGACCGCTTAG AAGCCATCTCAggtccacctctccctcctaaCAAGCCAACCCTTAAAAGTCTGCATCCATTACCCGCCATTGAAAATAGTGCTATCAACGTCAATGACCTTACCACAG ATGTGTGGGAGAACAGGTTCACCTTCCACCCAGTGATGGATTTCCCTCTCCCTGAGGTATATGTTCCTGGACGCAAGACCTACCCCAGCAGTCTTGTCAAAAGATATGCAAAAG ggaaaagagagagagggtctccTCCTCTAGCTCCAGTTATAAGATGA
- the LOC134078143 gene encoding acetylcholine receptor subunit alpha has product MSWFYCVCSLLLVLAGSGSCSDDETRLVKTLFTGYNKVVRPVNHFKDPVVVTVGLQLIQLISVDEVNQIVTSNVRLKQKWKDVNLQWNPDDYGGIQKIRIPSTDLWRPDLVLYNNADGDFAIVHETKVLLEYDGMITWNPPAIFKSYCEIIVLHFPFDLQNCTMKLGTWTYDGLLVVINPDHDRPDLSNFMESGEWVMKDYRSWKHWVYYACCPDTPYLDITYHFLMLRLPLYFIVNVIIPCMLFSFLTGLVFYLPTDSGEKMTLSISVLLSLTVFLLVIVELIPSTSSAVPLIGKYMLFTMVFVIASIIITVIVINTHHRSPSTHTMPEWVRKIFIDTIPNLMFFSTMKRPSLEKQAKTIYSPELDISDISGKPHPAPVTYESPVLRNPDVRSAIEGVKYIAETMKSDEESNNACEEWKFVAMVLDHILLCVFMAVCIIGTLGVFAGRLIELSLQP; this is encoded by the exons ATGAGCtggttttattgtgtgtgttctctcctcctTGTGCTGGCAG GTTCTGGCTCCTGCTCTGATGATGAAACGCGTCTGGTGAAAACCTTATTCACAGGCTACAACAAAGTAGTCCGCCCTGTCAATCACTTCAAGGACCCTGTTGTGGTTACCGTTGGGCTGCAGCTTATCCAGCTCATTAGTGTG GACGAAGTCAATCAGATTGTCACAAGCAACGTCAGACTGAAGCAG AAATGGAAAGATGTGAATTTACAGTGGAATCCTGACGATTATGGAGGAATCCAAAAGATAAGAATCCCATCCACGGACCTTTGGCGCCCTGACCTCGTTCTCTACAATAA TGCTGACGGTGACTTTGCCATCGTGCACGAGACCAAAGTGTTGCTGGAGTACGACGGCATGATCACTTGGAACCCGCCCGCCATCTTCAAGAGCTACTGTGAGATCATCGTGCTCCACTTCCCCTTCGACTTGCAGAACTGCACCATGAAACTGGGCACCTGGACCTACGATGGCCTGCTGGTCGTCATCAATCCA GACCACGACCGGCCTGACCTGAGCAACTTCATGGAGAGCGGTGAGTGGGTGATGAAGGACTACCGCAGCTGGAAGCACTGGGTCTACTACGCCTGCTGCCCGGACACGCCCTACCTGGACATCACCTACCACTTCCTGATGCTGCGCCTGCCGCTCTACTTCATCGTCAACGTCATCATCCCCTGCAtgctcttctccttcctcaCAGGCCTGGTGTTCTACCTGCCCACGGACTCTG GTGAGAAGATGACCCTGAGCATCTCTGTCCTGCTGTCTCTGACTGTGTTCCTGCTGGTCATTGTGGAGCTcatcccctccacctccagcgcTGTGCCCCTGATAGGGAAGTACATGCTGTTCACCATGGTCTTCGTCATCgcctccatcatcatcaccgtcaTCGTCATCAACACCCACCACCgctcccccagcacacacactatgcctGAATGGGTTCGCAAG ATTTTCATCGATACCATTCCCAACCTCATGTTCTTCTCTACGATGAAGCGACCATCCCTAGAGAAGCAAGCCAAGACCATCTATTCTCCTGAACTTGACATTTCAGACATCTCTGGCAAGCCACATCCAGCACCTGTCACGTATGAGTCCCCCGTGCTCAGAAATCCAGATGTACGCAGTGCCATTGAAGGGGTCAAGTACATTGCCGAGACCATGAAATCGGACGAGGAGTCCAACAAT GCCTGCGAGGAGTGGAAGTTTGTTGCCATGGTGCTGGACCACATTCTGCTTTGTGTCTTCATGGCCGTCTGCATTATCGGCACTCTCGGGGTGTTTGCCGGCCGCCTCATTGAACTCAGCCTGCAACCCTAA
- the chn1 gene encoding N-chimaerin isoform X2 — protein MALNVFDNDEYRPPVWKSYLYQLQQEAPHPRRVTCTCEVENRPKYYGREYHGMISREEADQLLSVAEGSYLIRESQRQPGTYTLALRFGNQTRNFRLYYDGKHFVGEKRFESIHDLVTDGLITLYIETKAAEYIAKMTINPIYEHVGYTTLNCEPAPKRHTQQHSPVLRDVPDGREPQGDEGSLEERLTSLVRRATLKETDRAPKYEKVHNFKVHTFRGPHWCEYCANFMWGLIAQGVKCADCGLNVHKQCSKMVPNDCKPDLKHVKKVYSCDLTTLVKAHNSKRPMVVDMCIREIESRGLKSEGIYRVSGFSDLIEDAKLTFDRDGEKADISVNVYEDINIITGALKLYFRDLPIPVITYDAYPKFIEAAKFTDLDERLEALHEALKLLPPAHHETLRYLMAHLKRVTQNEKDNLMNAENLGIVFGPTLMRAPDLDAMTALNDIRYQRQVVETLIKNEDILF, from the exons GTGGAGAATCGACCCAAATATTATGGACGAGA GTACCACGGGATGATTTCCAGGGAGGAGGCTGACCAGTTGCTGAGCGTGGCTGAGGGCAGCTATCTGATCCGGGAGAGCCAGCGGCAGCCGGGAACTTACACTTTAGCATTACG TTTCGGTAACCAGACCAGGAACTTCCGGCTCTACTATGACGGCAAGCACTTTGTCGGGGAGAAGCGCTTCGAGTCCATCCACGACCTGGTGACGGACGGCCTGATCACGCTCTACATCGAGACCAAGGCGGCCGAGTACATCGCCAAGATGACCATCAACCCCATCTACGAGCACGTGGGCTACACCACGCTCAACTGCGAGCCGGCGCCCAAGCGCCACACGCAGCAGCACAGCCCCGTGCTCCGGGACGTGCCCGACGGACGAGAGCCCCAGGGGGACGAGGGCAGtctggaggagagg CTCACCTCGCTGGTGCGCCGCGCCACGCTCAAGGAGACGGACCGCGCGCCCAAGTACGAGAAAGTGCACAACTTCAAG GTCCACACGTTCCGAGGACCTCACTGGTGTGAATACTGTGCCAACTTCATGTGGGGGCTCATCGCTCAGGGAGTCAAATGTGCag ATTGCGGTTTGAATGTCCATAAGCAGTGCTCTAAAATGGTGCCCAACGACTGCAAGCCGGACCTGAAGCACGTGAAGAAGGTGTACAGCTGTGACCTGACCACCCTGGTGAAGGCCCACAACAGCAAGCGGCCCATGGTGGTGGACATGTGCATACGGGAGATCGAGTCCAGAG GCTTGAAGTCCGAGGGAATCTACCGGGTGTCTGGATTCAGTGATTTGATAGAAGATGCCAAGCTGACGTTCGACAGAG ATGGAGAGAAGGCCGACATCTCTGTGAACGTTTATGAAGATATCAATATCATCACCGGTGCACTTAAGCTGTACTTCAGGGACTTGCCCATCCCGGTCATCACGTACGACGCCTACCCCAAGTTCATCGAGGCCGCAA agtttacGGACCTTGACGAGCGCCTGGAAGCGCTGCACGAGGCTCTGAAGCTGCTGCCGCCGGCCCACCACGAGACGCTGCGCTATCTCATGGCCCACCTCAAAAG GGTGACCCAAAATGAGAAGGACAACTTGATGAACGCAGAAAACCTCGGCATCGTCTTCGGGCCGACTCTCATGCGAGCGCCCGACCTGGACGCCATGACGGCCCTCAACGACATCCGCTACCAACGGCAGGTGGTGGAGACCCTCATCAAGAACGAGGACATCCTGTTTTAA
- the chn1 gene encoding N-chimaerin isoform X1, translating into MALNVFDNDEYRPPVWKSYLYQLQQEAPHPRRVTCTCEVENRPKYYGREYHGMISREEADQLLSVAEGSYLIRESQRQPGTYTLALRSFGNQTRNFRLYYDGKHFVGEKRFESIHDLVTDGLITLYIETKAAEYIAKMTINPIYEHVGYTTLNCEPAPKRHTQQHSPVLRDVPDGREPQGDEGSLEERLTSLVRRATLKETDRAPKYEKVHNFKVHTFRGPHWCEYCANFMWGLIAQGVKCADCGLNVHKQCSKMVPNDCKPDLKHVKKVYSCDLTTLVKAHNSKRPMVVDMCIREIESRGLKSEGIYRVSGFSDLIEDAKLTFDRDGEKADISVNVYEDINIITGALKLYFRDLPIPVITYDAYPKFIEAAKFTDLDERLEALHEALKLLPPAHHETLRYLMAHLKRVTQNEKDNLMNAENLGIVFGPTLMRAPDLDAMTALNDIRYQRQVVETLIKNEDILF; encoded by the exons GTGGAGAATCGACCCAAATATTATGGACGAGA GTACCACGGGATGATTTCCAGGGAGGAGGCTGACCAGTTGCTGAGCGTGGCTGAGGGCAGCTATCTGATCCGGGAGAGCCAGCGGCAGCCGGGAACTTACACTTTAGCATTACG CAGTTTCGGTAACCAGACCAGGAACTTCCGGCTCTACTATGACGGCAAGCACTTTGTCGGGGAGAAGCGCTTCGAGTCCATCCACGACCTGGTGACGGACGGCCTGATCACGCTCTACATCGAGACCAAGGCGGCCGAGTACATCGCCAAGATGACCATCAACCCCATCTACGAGCACGTGGGCTACACCACGCTCAACTGCGAGCCGGCGCCCAAGCGCCACACGCAGCAGCACAGCCCCGTGCTCCGGGACGTGCCCGACGGACGAGAGCCCCAGGGGGACGAGGGCAGtctggaggagagg CTCACCTCGCTGGTGCGCCGCGCCACGCTCAAGGAGACGGACCGCGCGCCCAAGTACGAGAAAGTGCACAACTTCAAG GTCCACACGTTCCGAGGACCTCACTGGTGTGAATACTGTGCCAACTTCATGTGGGGGCTCATCGCTCAGGGAGTCAAATGTGCag ATTGCGGTTTGAATGTCCATAAGCAGTGCTCTAAAATGGTGCCCAACGACTGCAAGCCGGACCTGAAGCACGTGAAGAAGGTGTACAGCTGTGACCTGACCACCCTGGTGAAGGCCCACAACAGCAAGCGGCCCATGGTGGTGGACATGTGCATACGGGAGATCGAGTCCAGAG GCTTGAAGTCCGAGGGAATCTACCGGGTGTCTGGATTCAGTGATTTGATAGAAGATGCCAAGCTGACGTTCGACAGAG ATGGAGAGAAGGCCGACATCTCTGTGAACGTTTATGAAGATATCAATATCATCACCGGTGCACTTAAGCTGTACTTCAGGGACTTGCCCATCCCGGTCATCACGTACGACGCCTACCCCAAGTTCATCGAGGCCGCAA agtttacGGACCTTGACGAGCGCCTGGAAGCGCTGCACGAGGCTCTGAAGCTGCTGCCGCCGGCCCACCACGAGACGCTGCGCTATCTCATGGCCCACCTCAAAAG GGTGACCCAAAATGAGAAGGACAACTTGATGAACGCAGAAAACCTCGGCATCGTCTTCGGGCCGACTCTCATGCGAGCGCCCGACCTGGACGCCATGACGGCCCTCAACGACATCCGCTACCAACGGCAGGTGGTGGAGACCCTCATCAAGAACGAGGACATCCTGTTTTAA